The following coding sequences are from one Triticum dicoccoides isolate Atlit2015 ecotype Zavitan chromosome 4A, WEW_v2.0, whole genome shotgun sequence window:
- the LOC119285833 gene encoding RNA polymerase sigma factor sigB-like, which translates to MACLAPHFKWAPSSFSTTHAYRHPSSSSSSSNSGRCSGRRPFRVQCAVTSAVAAVVDADHAAGGPLHLVYSSPDSAPVLQRNFESTLASETVLNKEAVVTAAAAEAVALARAAAEAAQEVVHMVQKSSSQPVFRKKGEVENYLAKEILRTEMLSSRANEYSDGVLSGVLEPYGVLSDEAELDHTQDADNIAVKSARQLERRARRTRATIKAATIVRSSPKLATSSKKKRSKGPSTMNPLGSLWKMTGRKLLTAKEEVELSNGIQDLLKLEAIQGELAEYNGGQPTFPQWAAAAGTDENTLRKRLDHGIHCKNRMVTSNVRLVISIAREFEGPGLELYDLIQEGMQGLIRGAEKFDASKGFRFSTYSHWWIKQAMRKSVSEQTQIFRLPAHMVEASYRVKECTKRLRRKLKRRPSNEEIAVDTGMPVKRVEAAVNLPKYSVSLDSKIGSTDMTYQEVTADPSAETAEEMLNRMSMKKDVHQALDTLSPRERQVVKLRFGIDDGRIRTLQEIGNIMGVSRERIRQIESGAFRKLRGKKKVKCLMDYLVPVGNW; encoded by the exons ATGGCGTGTCTGGCGCCGCACTTCAAGTGGGCCCCGTCTTCGTTCTCCACCACCCACGCGTACCGGCACCCTtcctcgtcgtcctcatcctccaaCTCAGGcaggtgctccggccgccgccccttcCGTGTCCAGTGCGCTGTCACTTCTGCTGTTGCAGCAGTCGTCGATGCTGACCACGCGGCTGGTGGGCCGCTCCACCTCGTTTACTCGTCTCCGGACTCGGCGCCGGTTCTCCAG AGAAATTTTGAGTCAACTCTGGCATCAGAAACAGTTCTGAACAAAGAGGCTGTTGTAACTGCTGCAGCTGCAGAGGCAGTTGCCCTTGCAAGAGCAGCAGCTGAAGCTGCCCAAGAAGTTGTTCACATGGTACAGAAGAGTAGTTCCCAGCCCGTGTTCAGAAAAAAAGGGGAAGTGGAAAATTACTTGGCGAAAGAAATCCTTCGCACAGAAATGTTATCGAGCAGGGCAAATGAATATAGTGATGGTGTTCTATCGGGGGTCTTAGAACCATATGGCGTTCTGAGTGATGAAGCAGAACTAGATCATACACAGGACGCTGATAACATAGCTGTTAAGTCTGCACGTCAATTGGAGAGAAGAGCTCGGAGAACAAGAGCAACAATAAAGGCAGCTACAATAGTCCGTAGTTCCCCAAAACTAGCAACATCATCGAAGAAGAAGCGATCCAAGGGTCCATCGACCATGAATCCTTTAGGTTCCTTGTGGAAGATGACTGGCCGAAAACTTCTTACAGCAAAGGAAGAGGTTGAGCTCTCGAATGGTATTCAG GATCTCTTGAAGCTGGAGGCAATTCAAGGTGAGCTTGCAGAGTACAATGGTGGTCAACCAACGTTCCCACAGTGGGCAGCTGCAGCTGGAACTGATGAGAACACTTTGCGGAAACGTCTTGATCATGGTATTCATTGCAAAAACAGAATGGTAACATCTAATGTGCGACTTGTAATCTCTATTGCCAGAGAATTTGAAGGTCCAGGGTTGGAGCTTTATGATCTTATTCAG GAAGGAATGCAGGGCCTTATAAGAGGTGCTGAAAAGTTTGATGCATCAAAGGGTTTTCGGTTCTCTACATATTCTCACTGGTGGATCAAACAAGCAATGCGAAAATCTGTCTCTGAGCAAACCCAGATATTTCGCTTACCA GCTCACATGGTTGAGGCAAGTTATCGTGTGAAGGAGTGCACAAAACGACTTCGCCGTAAACTTAAAAGGCGACCCTCTAATGAGGAAATAGCAGTGGACACTGGTATGCCAGTCAAACGTGTCGAAGCAGCAGTGAACCTCCCGAAGTATAGTGTATCCCTTGATAGCAAAATTGGAAGCACAGACATGACTTACCAG GAGGTCACAGCTGATCCCAGCGCCGAGACAGCTGAAGAAATGCTGAATAGAATGTCAATGAAGAAAGATGTGCATCAGGCACTGGATACTCTGAGCCCACGTGAGAGACAAGTCGTCAAGCTTAGGTTTGGAATCGATGATGGTAGGATAAGAACTTTGCAGGAGATTGGCAACATCATGGGTGTCAGCAGGGAGAGGATTCGGCAGATTGAATCGGGTGCATTTCGGAAACTGAGGGGCAAGAAAAAGGTGAAGTGTTTGATGGATTATCTGGTGCCTGTAGGCAATTGGTGA